The following nucleotide sequence is from Pseudonocardia abyssalis.
CGATGCCCAGCTCGTCGATCGACAGCTGCCGCGCGCGGCGGAACTCGCGCAGCGCGTCGGCCTGGCGCCCGGCCCCGTAGAGGGCGAGCATCAGCTGCCCGCGCAGCTCCTCACGCAGCGGATAGCGGTCGATCTCCTTCGTGAGGACGGCGACGAGGTCGCGGTGGTTGCCCATCCGCAGCTGGGCGTCGGCGAACTCCTCGACGACCCGGGCCCGCTCCTCCTCCAGGTGCGTGGCGGCGTCGCGGACGGCGAGGCTCTCGATCCCCGGGAGCGCGGACCCCCGCCAGCGGGCCAGCGCCGTGCGGAACAGGTCCGCAGCGTCGCCCAGCCGGTCGTGCTGGACGTGGTCCCTGGCCAACGCCACCTCGGTGGCGAAGAGCTGCCGGTCGAACTCGGCGGACCCGGCGTCGAGCAGGTACCCGGGGCGCCGGGTGGTGATCACCTCGGTCCGGGCGTCGGACCCCAGGCGCTGCCGCAGGCTCGACACGCAGATCTGGATCTGGCTGCGCGCCGTGGCGGGCGGGGAGTCCGGCCACACGGCGTCGACCAGGCGGTCGACGGACACCACGTGCGGCGACTCGAGCAGCAGCATCGCCAGGACGATCTGCTGCCGCGGACCTCCGAGATCGACCGTGCCGCCGCCGCGCAAGACTTCGAGCGGCCCGAGGACTCGAAACTCCACGCGACTGCCTCCCGAGGACCGGATCCCGATTCAACCATCGGGTGCCCGCCATCACCTCATCGAGAGGGCAAGTTCATCTGATCTTGGCCTGTGGTGGACCGAGCGCGATGCACCGGCGCGTCGGTTACCTCGAACGGCCCAGCCGGGAGTCGGCGTCGCGCTGGTCCGGATAGCCGATGGATAGCCGATGGATCGCCCCCGGCGCCACCCTCCGGGTCCGGGACGAGCCCGGCGCACGGGAAAGGAGGACGGGTGCCACTGACAGTGGAGGTCGTGGACCTCACCCACGGTCGACCCGCCAGCGACGTCCGGGTCGGGCTGGAGTGCTCCGACGGCTCCGTCTGGACGGCCGTGGCCTCCGCGTCGACCGACGAGTCGGGCCGGATCGACGACTGGGGCGGGGCGGACGGGCACGACCGCGACCTGCGCCTGGTCATCGACGCCCGGCGGTACTTCGCCGCCCAGGGGCTGCTGTCGTCGCAGGCCGACATCACGATCGCCGTCGGCCCGACGTCACCGTGGACCGTCCGCCACGTGCCGGTCCTGCTCGCCCCGTTCGGCTACAGCACCTACACGGGCCTGTCGTCCTGACCGGCCCTCCTGACCTGCCCGCACCTGCCAGGAGAGGCGTCGAGATGCACGAGGAACACGCGTTGGACGGGTCGCAGCCGCGCCCGGTCCCGGTCCGCCACCGCGCGGCACTGCGGGTGGCGGGGCCGGGGGACTCGCCGGGCGGCCGCGGCGCCCCCGTCGACGAGCGGCGGCTCGTACTGACGCTGGGCTGCCGCGACGAGGTCGGCGTCGTCGCGCGGATCGCGGGCGCGATCGGTGAGATGGGCGGCTGGATCGCCGAGGCGGCCTACCACTCCGACCCGGAGACGGGCTGGTTCTTCACCCGTCAGGTCGTGCGCGCGTCGTCGCTGCCGTTCGGGGCCGCGGAGCTGCGCAGACGGTTCGCCCCGGTCGCGCAGCGGATCGGCGCCGACGCGGGCTGGACCGTCACCGACTCCACCGACCGCAAGAGCGTGGTCCTGCTGGTCAGCCGCGAGACGCACTGCCTGCACGACCTGCTGGGCCGCTTCTCCAGCGGCGAGCTGCCGGTGCGGCTCGCCGCCGTCATCGGCAACCACGCCTCGCTCGGGCCGGTCGCGCGGGCGCACGGCGCGGAGTTCCACCACGTCGTGTTCCCGAAGGCGGGTGGGCCGCAGGAGGAGAAGGACCGCGCGTTCGCGCAGCTGCGCGGCCTCGTCGCCGACCACGATCCGGACGCGATCGTGCTGGCCCGGTTCATGCAGATCATCCCCGCCGACCTGTGCGCGGAGTGGGAGGGCCGGGCGATCAACATCCACCACAGCTTCCTGCCGTCGTTCATCGGCGCGATGCCCTACCACCAGGCGCACGCGCGGGGCGTCAAGCTCATCGGGGCGACGTGCCACTACGTCACCGAGCACCTCGACGCCGGACCGATCATCGAGCAGGACGTGATCCGCGTCGACCACTCCGACACCGCACCGGAGATGGTCCGTCGCGGCCGCGACATAGAGCGGCTCGTGCTCGCCCGCGGGCTGCGTTGGCACCTGGAGGACCGGGTGCTGGTGCACGGCAACCGGACGGTCGTCTTCCGGTGATCCCCGTACTTGACCCTCCCCGTGCGGGAGATACCACGCTCCTCCTCATGGACACGACCCCGACGCTCCCCACCGTCTCGGCGAGCGACCTCACCCTGACCACCGTCCCCGCCCGCACGCTGCTCGTCGTCGACGGCCGCGGGGGCGCCGAGGGGCTCCCGTTCGCCGCGGCCGTGCGGGCCCTGTTCCGCGCCCGGGCCGCCCTCGGAGCGCCGATGGGGGTGCCGCTGGAGGGCACCTACGCGCAGGACGGCGACCCGCTGCGCTTCCACCTCGACGAGCCCGCCGGCTGGCACTGGACCCTCGCCGTCCCGGCGCCGGAGGGCTGCACGGCCCGGACGGTGGCGGCCCTGGACCACGTGGCGCCGGTCGCGCTGCGGGTCCAGGGTGGGCACCGGGCGGCGCAGCTCGTGCACGCCGGCCGGTACGAGGACGAGGCGCCCTCGCTCGCCGCGCTCTACGGCTTCGTCGCCGGGCGCGGGCTGCGCCCGGCGGGGGCGCACACCGAGGTGTACCTGACCGACCCGACGGTGACCGAGCCGTCGCGCAACCGCACGATCCTCCGGGTGCCGGTGTGGACGGCCTGATGCCGATCGGGGCGTTCGCGCGCCTGGCCCGGCTCACCGTCAAGGCCGTCCGGCACTACGACGCCGAGGGGCTGCTCGCCCCGGCGCACGTCGACCCGCACTCCGCCTACCGCTACTACCGCGCCGACCAGGTGCGCACGGCCACCACGATCGTGGTGCTGCGCGGCATGGACGTGCCGCTGCCCGTGGTCCGGGAGGTGCTCGCCGCCCCGGACACCGACGCGGTGAGCACCGTGCTGGGCCGGGAGCGGGAGAAGCTGCGCGAGGAGCTCGCCCGGCGCGAGGAGGTCCTGCGCAACCTCGACGGCCTGCTGCGCCGCCCCGAGCGCGTCCGGTACGACGTGGCGATCGGCGAGCGGGAGCGGCAGATCGTCTC
It contains:
- a CDS encoding hydroxyisourate hydrolase; its protein translation is MPLTVEVVDLTHGRPASDVRVGLECSDGSVWTAVASASTDESGRIDDWGGADGHDRDLRLVIDARRYFAAQGLLSSQADITIAVGPTSPWTVRHVPVLLAPFGYSTYTGLSS
- the purU gene encoding formyltetrahydrofolate deformylase produces the protein MHEEHALDGSQPRPVPVRHRAALRVAGPGDSPGGRGAPVDERRLVLTLGCRDEVGVVARIAGAIGEMGGWIAEAAYHSDPETGWFFTRQVVRASSLPFGAAELRRRFAPVAQRIGADAGWTVTDSTDRKSVVLLVSRETHCLHDLLGRFSSGELPVRLAAVIGNHASLGPVARAHGAEFHHVVFPKAGGPQEEKDRAFAQLRGLVADHDPDAIVLARFMQIIPADLCAEWEGRAINIHHSFLPSFIGAMPYHQAHARGVKLIGATCHYVTEHLDAGPIIEQDVIRVDHSDTAPEMVRRGRDIERLVLARGLRWHLEDRVLVHGNRTVVFR
- a CDS encoding GyrI-like domain-containing protein; this translates as MDTTPTLPTVSASDLTLTTVPARTLLVVDGRGGAEGLPFAAAVRALFRARAALGAPMGVPLEGTYAQDGDPLRFHLDEPAGWHWTLAVPAPEGCTARTVAALDHVAPVALRVQGGHRAAQLVHAGRYEDEAPSLAALYGFVAGRGLRPAGAHTEVYLTDPTVTEPSRNRTILRVPVWTA
- a CDS encoding MerR family transcriptional regulator, whose protein sequence is MDGLMPIGAFARLARLTVKAVRHYDAEGLLAPAHVDPHSAYRYYRADQVRTATTIVVLRGMDVPLPVVREVLAAPDTDAVSTVLGREREKLREELARREEVLRNLDGLLRRPERVRYDVAIGERERQIVSGVSGVVRAASIDDDTGALWRGACALTTSRAPLVAVFPLDLTDEFETLVGLPGPTAEGAHVVLPAGPWATTLHVGPYPELPMAYTALLEHVRERGHVPLGPVTETYLAGPDAVGTEDLVTRLGVALTP